The following are from one region of the Heliangelus exortis chromosome 2, bHelExo1.hap1, whole genome shotgun sequence genome:
- the CTDSPL gene encoding CTD small phosphatase-like protein isoform X5, with the protein MAHRQLCDIYYPRVFLAVRQNPGIYYFHGTEAVQQSFHYKPPAKYLLPELTASDYGKKCVVIDLDETLVHSSFKPISNADFIVPVEIDGTIHQVYVLKRPHVDEFLQRMGELFECVLFTASLAKYADPVADLLDRWGVFRARLFRESCVFHRGNYVKDLSRLGRELSKVIIVDNSPASYIFHPENAVPVQSWFDDMTDTELLDLIPFFEGLSKEEEVYSMLHKLCNR; encoded by the exons ATGGCCCACAGGCAGTTGTGTGACATTTACTACCCCAGAGTGTTTCTGGCTGTCAGACAGAATCCA gGAATATACTATTTCCACGGGACTGAAGCAGTGCAGCAGTCGTTTCACTACAAG CCACCAGCTAAATACCTCCTGCCAGAACTGACAGCATCAGACTATGGGAAGAAGTGTGTGGTCATTGATTTAGATGAAACTTTAGTGCACAGTTCATTTAAG CCAATTAGCAATGCTGATTTCATCGTTCCTGTTGAAATTGATGGAACCATACATCAG GTTTATGTACTGAAACGACCACATGTGGATGAGTTTCTTCAGAGGATGGGAGAGCTCTTTGAATGTGTACTCTTCACAGCCAGTCTAGCCAAG TATGCAGACCCAGTAGCTGACTTACTGGATCGTTGGGGTGTGTTCAGGGCAAGGCTCTTTAGAGAATCCTGTGTTTTCCACCGAGGGAATTATGTGAAGGATCTGAGTCGACTGGGACGTGAGCTGAGTAAAGTTATTATAGTAGATAATTCTCCTGCATCTTACATCTTCCATCCTGAAAATGCA GTGCCTGTGCAGTCCTGGTTTGATGATATGACAGACACAGAGCTGCTAGATCTTATTCCTTTCTTTGAAGGACTAAGCAAAGAGGAAGAAGTTTACAGTATGCTTCATAAACTCTGCAACAGGTAG